The Candidatus Falkowbacteria bacterium nucleotide sequence CGATGACACTGAAGACGATTGCGGATCTGACCGGCACCCAGCCGAAAGAGGTGGAAAAAGCCGGCGAAGAGATGATCGAGCAGTACAAGCAGTCGGGCAGCGGCATGCAGATCATTCGCAATGGCAACAGCTTGCAGATGGTCAGTGCGCCGGAGAATGCCAAACTGATCCAGGATTTCATCAAGGACGAGACGACCGGCGAGCTGTCGCGGCCGAGCTTGGAGACTTTGACGATCATCGCCTATCGCGGTCCGATATCCAAGCTGGACATCGACCGCATCCGCGGCATCAACTGCAGCCTGATCCTGCGCAATCTTCTCCTGCGCGGCCTGATCGAGAGCAAGCACGACAAGACCAAGGACGACGCCTATTTCTCGGTCACTTTCGATTTTATCCGCTTTTTGGGCCTGAATGACGTGAAAGAATTGCCTGATTACGAGCGTTTGCATAAGGATGATACGATTGATCGCATGTTGGAGCAGCCGGAGGTCGCAGTATAAACAAGACGTTCAATTATGTTTTTAGCCAGTCTTCTAGGGGGAGTGATCTCCTCCATATTTTTCTTAAACATCAGCTTGAGTGTTCCTGATTGGCACATGCCGCAGGAGCCGATTTTGCCATGGGTCAAAAAGGAGCGCATCGACCAGGCCATACATTGGTCGACTGAATTGCTGGTCGGCCGCACGGCCTTGGCCTTGATCGGCCATCGGCAGATGCTCCGTCTCACCAATAACGGCTTGCCGATCGCTGGTCTGCGGATGCCGGTCCGACGCGATGCCAGTTCGACCGATCCCTTAGTCAATGCATCATCAAGCATCGTCCTTGACGGCATGAACGAGATGGTGCTTTTCGCCAAGAACGAGAAGGCGGTCTGGCCGATTGCCAGCATCACCAAGCTTGTTACGGCCATGGTTTTTCTGGATCATAATCCCGGATGGGACAAGGTCTATGAGATGCGCCCGAGCGATCGGCGCGATGGCGGCAAGATCTATCTGTTCAACGGAGACCAGGTTAAGGTCAAGGATCTTTTCTATCTGAGCTTGGTCGCCTCAGGCAATAGTGAAACGGTGGCTTTGGCAAATTCGACAGGCCTGACGACTGAGGAGTTCGTAGCCAAGATGAACGAGAAGATGCGCGACCTGGGATTGAACCAGAGTTCGTTCGCCGACGTTGTCGGTTTGTCTGACCAGAACGTCTCGAATGCCCAGGAGGTGGCGCTGATCGCCAAGACAGCTTTGGCTCAAAAGGAGATCAAGGATGCGACCCTGACCGACAGCTATCGCACCAAGACTTTGGCAGGCAAGGAGGTTTTTGCGCAGAGCACGGATAAGCTCCTTGATGATGAGTTCAGTGACGGCATTACTCTTCTAGGCGGCAAGACCGGGCACATCATCAAGGCAGGGTATTGCTTCGTGGGAATATTCGCTAATTCTAGCCGTAATCCAGTCATCTCGGTAATTCTTGGCAGCCCTAGCGATGCCTCGCGCTTTCATGAAGCTTACCGTCTGGCTGACTGGACCTATCGGAATTATCGCTGGCAATAGCGGCTAAGCGTGCTATAATATATATGATTAATTTTTTAATGAAATATCATGGAAAAAGATAACAAGGGGCGATCCAAGGTCGTCGTGGCCAACTGGAAGATGAAGCTCGGACTCAAGGAAAGCGTCGAATTGGCCAAAGAGATGAAAGAGCTATTCACGGATTTCAAGAAGGCGCGAGTCGGCGTTTGTCCTAATTTCTTATCCATCAAAGATGTCAAAGAGGTCTTGAAAGATACCCCGATTGCGGTCGGCGCCCAAGATATTTTCTGGGAAGACCGCGGTGCCTATACCGGCGAGGTCTCGGCCAGCATGCTCATCGAGGCCGGCTGCGAATACGTGATCATCGGACACTCGGAAAGGCGCAAGTATATGTTAGAGAACTACGAGATGATCCACCAGAAGCTCAAGGCGGTTTTGAATACCGACGGCCTGACACCGATCGTCTGTTTGGGCGAGAGCGAGGATGAGCGCAAGACCGATCGCCGCGATTTCGTCTTGGTACACCAGTTGCAGCAGTCGCTTGGCGGCATTAACCTTTTGGAAAATCAGCGCATCATCGTCGCTTACGAACCGATCTGGGCGATCGGTTCCGGCATCGCCATCGAACCGGAAGAGGCAGTTTATGCCCACAAGATCATCAAGCTGACACTGAACGACATGTTCGGCCCGCAAGTCTCGAGCAACAATTTCCAAATCATTTACGGCGGCAGCATCTCGAGCAAGAACGTTAAGGACTTCGTCAATCTCGAGAATATCGACGGCCTTTTGGTCGGCGGCGCCAGTCTCGACGCCAAGGAGTTCCACAAGGTGGCCAAGGCCATGCTGACCTGCTGCTCATAATTAACCATCAAAGAATAACCCATGCTAGTCCACATCAAGAACATAGTTGAAGATGCCCGCAAGAAGGGCTACGCGGTCGGATCGTTCAATATCCACAACGTCGAGACGGCGCTGGGCGTCGCTCATGCCGCGCAGAACAACTGCTCGCCGGCCATTATCCAAGTCTCGGAAAGCACGATCAAATATCTGGGCCTGAAGCCGGTGACCCATATCGTGTCTACTGTGGCCAAGAATATCGCGCCAGACATGCCGATCGCCCTGCATCTAGATCACGGCAAGAGTTTCGCCTCGGTCGTCGAGTGCATCAATGCCGGTTTCAGCTCGGTCCATATCGACGCCTCTGACCTGCCCATCGATGAGAATATCGCCCTGACCAAGCAGGTGGTCGAATTCGGCCATAGCAAGGGCGTGTGGGTCCAAGGTGAGGTCGGAGCTATGGTGGGAGGTCATGGCAGCGTTGGCGGCGAAATCGATATTCCCAAGGCCAAGCTCGAGGACGTAATCCGTTTCGCTGAGGAGACGGGGGTCGACACCATCGCTGCCGCCATCGGTACGGCCCACGGCGCTTACACTAACGAAGCTATAGATTTCGAGCTCTTGCGTAAAATCAAGGAAAAGGTTAAGATACCTTTCATTCTTCATGGCGGGTCAGGGAATGACGACAACGAGATGCGCCAGGCCATCAAGGGCGGAGTCGATGTCATCAATATCGGCACCGACATCAAAGTGGCATTCTGCCGCACTCTGATCAAGAACTGCAAAGACAACCCTGACGAGACTGATCCGCGTAACCTGCTGTCACCGACAATCGCGGCTGTCGAAGCCGTGGTGGCGGAAAAAATGAAGGTCTTCGGCTGCGCGTTCTGCATCCCCAAGCCGAAAAAATAAATAAACTATGTACGATATTATCCCTCTAATCTTAATGTTGGTCAGTTTCGGCGTGATGGCAGTCATTGCCATCAGAAAATTTCCGGCACTGGCCAGTCTTGACGTCGAAAATATTCCGGCTGAAAAAGAAGCCCGCTTCAAGGAGCGGATTTTAAGCAACCGCCTGAAGCGTAACGTCTTGCGCTGGTATGCCAAGGTCGCCCGTTTCACCCGGCCGGTTTTCGGCTGGCTATCGGAAGTCCTGAAGTCGCTCTACGCCAAGCTCCACGACCTTAAGGAGAAATATCGGACCGAACAGCCCTCCACTCCCGAAGACGCAGAAAAGCGCATCGCGGCCTTGTATGAGGAGTCAGAAGAGCTGCGCCGCCAGGAGGATTACGGGCCGGCCGAAAAGAAATTGATTGAGATTATCAGCATCGACAGTAAGAATATCAAGGCCTTTAAGGCGCTCGGCCATCTGTATGTCGAGCGCAAGGACCTGGAAGAGGCCAAACAGACCTTCGAGCACATCTTGAAGCTGAAGGCTGACGACGAAGAAGCCTATGAAGACCTGGCCTTGGTGGCCCAGGCCTCGGGCAACCTCGAGCTGGCCAAATCCGACTATCTCCGCTCGCTCGAGATCAATAACCAGAGGGCCCA carries:
- a CDS encoding tetratricopeptide repeat protein, producing the protein MYDIIPLILMLVSFGVMAVIAIRKFPALASLDVENIPAEKEARFKERILSNRLKRNVLRWYAKVARFTRPVFGWLSEVLKSLYAKLHDLKEKYRTEQPSTPEDAEKRIAALYEESEELRRQEDYGPAEKKLIEIISIDSKNIKAFKALGHLYVERKDLEEAKQTFEHILKLKADDEEAYEDLALVAQASGNLELAKSDYLRSLEINNQRAQTYYHLALVYEETGDMFSAADNMKLALKLEPNNPRYLDTTLRISIIIKDKVLALEAYDRFLKVNPENQKLSEFKRQIDEI
- a CDS encoding triose-phosphate isomerase; the protein is MEKDNKGRSKVVVANWKMKLGLKESVELAKEMKELFTDFKKARVGVCPNFLSIKDVKEVLKDTPIAVGAQDIFWEDRGAYTGEVSASMLIEAGCEYVIIGHSERRKYMLENYEMIHQKLKAVLNTDGLTPIVCLGESEDERKTDRRDFVLVHQLQQSLGGINLLENQRIIVAYEPIWAIGSGIAIEPEEAVYAHKIIKLTLNDMFGPQVSSNNFQIIYGGSISSKNVKDFVNLENIDGLLVGGASLDAKEFHKVAKAMLTCCS
- the scpB gene encoding SMC-Scp complex subunit ScpB, which codes for MDNLKSQIESLLFISAKAMTLKTIADLTGTQPKEVEKAGEEMIEQYKQSGSGMQIIRNGNSLQMVSAPENAKLIQDFIKDETTGELSRPSLETLTIIAYRGPISKLDIDRIRGINCSLILRNLLLRGLIESKHDKTKDDAYFSVTFDFIRFLGLNDVKELPDYERLHKDDTIDRMLEQPEVAV
- a CDS encoding class II fructose-bisphosphate aldolase family protein, yielding MLVHIKNIVEDARKKGYAVGSFNIHNVETALGVAHAAQNNCSPAIIQVSESTIKYLGLKPVTHIVSTVAKNIAPDMPIALHLDHGKSFASVVECINAGFSSVHIDASDLPIDENIALTKQVVEFGHSKGVWVQGEVGAMVGGHGSVGGEIDIPKAKLEDVIRFAEETGVDTIAAAIGTAHGAYTNEAIDFELLRKIKEKVKIPFILHGGSGNDDNEMRQAIKGGVDVINIGTDIKVAFCRTLIKNCKDNPDETDPRNLLSPTIAAVEAVVAEKMKVFGCAFCIPKPKK
- a CDS encoding D-alanyl-D-alanine carboxypeptidase; this translates as MFLASLLGGVISSIFFLNISLSVPDWHMPQEPILPWVKKERIDQAIHWSTELLVGRTALALIGHRQMLRLTNNGLPIAGLRMPVRRDASSTDPLVNASSSIVLDGMNEMVLFAKNEKAVWPIASITKLVTAMVFLDHNPGWDKVYEMRPSDRRDGGKIYLFNGDQVKVKDLFYLSLVASGNSETVALANSTGLTTEEFVAKMNEKMRDLGLNQSSFADVVGLSDQNVSNAQEVALIAKTALAQKEIKDATLTDSYRTKTLAGKEVFAQSTDKLLDDEFSDGITLLGGKTGHIIKAGYCFVGIFANSSRNPVISVILGSPSDASRFHEAYRLADWTYRNYRWQ